A section of the Magnetococcales bacterium genome encodes:
- a CDS encoding PilZ domain-containing protein: protein MADRDSSKPGSSNTGSGPAPRDAAAKTGSSPGPRDAAAKTGSGPGPRNAAADKGGTASSRRQWERSVFTIKATLTLNNREFPPLTGVTEDVSLNGVKFLPARAIPPIPIGLEGSLVVALGDGPMTFPCRTVRITNTHIFLTLLGKEAIFGQAITVEAFRSIKRPGSDHK from the coding sequence ATGGCTGATCGTGACTCCAGCAAACCGGGTTCCTCGAATACCGGATCCGGCCCTGCTCCCAGGGATGCGGCTGCCAAAACCGGGTCCAGCCCTGGCCCCAGGGATGCGGCTGCCAAAACCGGATCCGGCCCCGGCCCCAGAAATGCGGCTGCCGATAAGGGTGGAACAGCCAGCTCCCGTCGCCAGTGGGAAAGATCGGTCTTTACGATCAAGGCGACGCTGACCCTGAATAACCGGGAATTTCCTCCCCTGACTGGTGTCACCGAAGATGTCAGTCTCAATGGCGTCAAATTTCTTCCGGCCCGTGCCATTCCCCCCATTCCCATTGGTCTGGAGGGGTCCCTGGTCGTGGCCCTGGGAGACGGTCCCATGACCTTCCCCTGTCGGACAGTCCGGATTACCAATACCCATATTTTTCTCACCCTCCTGGGCAAGGAGGCCATCTTCGGTCAGGCCATCACGGTCGAAGCGTTCCGCAGCATCAAAAGACCTGGTTCCGACCATAAATAA
- a CDS encoding HAD-IB family hydrolase: MLENQQDHLAVFDLDKTITSCDTFRIFLRHVLLRRPGRWGRVPWLLWATLMYKAGWRSNSWLKGQFFRHVAGHLPRATLQRRIDATVAELIRVWLKPGAVAKLTQHRNAAHRLILATASLDLYVIPLAEQLGIQEVVCTRTDWNSPEIFTGMLTSPNCYGPDKLVALEHHLGKQLATCQAAVYSDHQADLSILMAAKDPVAVDPTPALQKMALAQGWTIVHWR; encoded by the coding sequence ATGCTTGAGAATCAACAGGACCACCTGGCGGTTTTCGATCTCGACAAGACCATCACGTCTTGTGACACCTTCCGCATATTTTTACGCCATGTCTTGCTGCGGCGACCGGGTCGCTGGGGGCGGGTGCCCTGGTTGCTCTGGGCAACGCTTATGTACAAGGCCGGGTGGCGCAGCAACTCCTGGTTGAAGGGGCAGTTTTTCCGGCATGTAGCCGGTCATCTGCCCCGTGCAACGTTGCAACGCCGGATCGATGCCACGGTGGCGGAGTTGATCCGTGTCTGGCTCAAGCCGGGGGCTGTTGCAAAACTGACCCAGCATCGCAACGCCGCGCATCGCCTCATTCTGGCCACGGCAAGCCTGGATCTGTACGTCATCCCCCTGGCGGAACAACTGGGCATCCAGGAGGTGGTCTGCACCCGCACCGATTGGAATTCCCCGGAAATATTCACGGGTATGTTGACGTCGCCCAATTGTTACGGTCCCGACAAGCTCGTGGCCCTGGAACACCATCTCGGCAAACAACTGGCCACCTGTCAGGCTGCCGTGTACTCCGACCATCAGGCGGACCTGAGTATTCTGATGGCGGCCAAGGATCCGGTTGCCGTGGACCCTACTCCTGCCTTGCAGAAAATGGCCCTGGCACAAGGATGGACCATTGTTCATTGGCGATAG
- a CDS encoding radical SAM protein, which yields MQKSRVMLLSPPFVKDYMRNARCDFVSNSGTQWYPVWLGYCGALLEKQGYPVKFVDAPAAGLTHAATETLFLEFKPDLLVIYTGQLSADNDAALADHLLTLHECQAVFVGPFFSISPQETLAKSKKVAWGVVSEFEYPILDFLEGADPTTIPNFVHRDGAEIHLNPTRTYLSGEVLDGIPFVSDFFNRHLNLSWYRTPSEKFPFIDIMTGRGCYWGKCTYCLWVSSFIKGQTYNVRSMANIIEEVKFIQRHLPHVRSLMIQDDTLPAGRAGEFAEAKIAAGLDLPWSCYARGNMDRDTLVTMHRSGCLNLHVGFESGNPEILRAIRKGVLKERMTRFAWDAKAAGIHIHGDFAIGFPGETPASIRETINWACEIRPDTAQFQLMIPFPGTPFHDELVAKGWLKNGAPHYPEVDWLAMEQWAKKAYREFYLSWPYFLEVLRHPYELGFKKARIYLTALPAVFWKSWTVR from the coding sequence ATGCAAAAATCCAGGGTGATGTTGCTTTCCCCGCCGTTTGTCAAAGATTACATGCGCAATGCCCGGTGCGATTTTGTCTCCAACTCGGGTACCCAATGGTATCCCGTCTGGTTGGGATATTGTGGCGCACTTTTGGAAAAACAAGGATATCCAGTCAAATTTGTGGATGCCCCAGCCGCCGGGTTGACGCATGCCGCAACCGAAACCTTGTTTCTGGAATTCAAGCCGGATCTCCTGGTGATCTATACCGGCCAGTTGAGCGCCGACAATGATGCGGCCCTGGCCGATCATCTCCTGACCCTGCATGAATGTCAGGCCGTTTTTGTCGGTCCGTTTTTTTCCATCTCGCCGCAGGAAACCCTGGCCAAATCCAAAAAGGTCGCCTGGGGTGTCGTCAGCGAGTTCGAATATCCGATCCTGGATTTTCTGGAAGGAGCCGATCCAACCACCATACCCAACTTTGTCCATCGTGACGGGGCAGAGATTCACCTCAATCCCACCCGCACCTATCTCTCTGGCGAGGTACTGGATGGCATTCCCTTTGTCAGCGACTTTTTCAATCGGCACCTGAATCTCTCCTGGTACCGAACCCCGTCGGAAAAATTTCCCTTCATCGACATCATGACTGGTCGCGGGTGTTATTGGGGCAAATGCACCTATTGCCTGTGGGTCTCCTCTTTCATCAAGGGGCAGACCTACAATGTGCGTTCGATGGCCAATATTATTGAAGAAGTCAAATTCATCCAACGCCATCTGCCCCATGTGCGGTCCCTGATGATCCAGGACGACACCCTGCCGGCGGGTCGGGCCGGCGAGTTTGCCGAGGCCAAGATTGCCGCCGGACTGGATCTTCCCTGGTCCTGTTATGCCCGGGGCAATATGGATCGGGATACCCTGGTGACGATGCACCGTTCCGGCTGTCTGAATTTGCATGTGGGTTTCGAGTCAGGCAATCCGGAAATTCTCAGGGCGATCCGCAAGGGCGTTCTCAAGGAGCGCATGACCCGCTTTGCCTGGGATGCCAAGGCGGCAGGCATCCATATCCATGGCGATTTTGCCATCGGTTTTCCCGGAGAAACCCCGGCAAGCATTCGGGAAACCATCAACTGGGCCTGCGAAATCCGCCCCGATACGGCCCAGTTTCAATTGATGATTCCCTTCCCCGGGACACCGTTCCATGATGAACTGGTCGCCAAGGGGTGGTTGAAGAATGGTGCCCCCCATTATCCGGAAGTCGATTGGCTCGCCATGGAACAGTGGGCCAAAAAAGCCTACCGGGAATTTTACCTTTCCTGGCCCTATTTTCTGGAAGTGTTGCGCCATCCTTACGAATTGGGCTTCAAAAAAGCCAGAATATATCTGACGGCATTGCCCGCCGTATTCTGGAAATCCTGGACGGTGCGCTGA
- a CDS encoding undecaprenyl-phosphate alpha-N-acetylglucosaminyl 1-phosphate transferase (catalyzes the formation of alpha-N-acetylglucosaminyl-pyrophosphoryl-undecaprenyl from alpha-N-acetylglucosaminyl 1-phosphate and the lipid carrier undecaprenyl phosphate) — translation MTGSDSLTSLLLGMTVTYAALWAGRPLAHRIGLVDHPDARKIHVGNKPLIGGAGMFLGLLTAVFFLNLNLPEMRHLFVAIAILVLVGVVDDYLDLSVALRFGVHITVAMIMAWWGGLDINYLGNLLAFGVIYLGGWSVLFTVICMVGVINAVNMADGLDGLGGMLSLVSFVLIASLAGLSGNQEATLLAMAFISVLLPFLAFNVRWRGQPATLFMGNAGSTFLGFALAWFMVYLTQGTHPSLRPVTAVWLIAVPLIDMFSVMLRRILQKRHPFAPDRKHFHHLLLHLGWSVNRTVLFLAGLSLVFGLLGILGDRLKIPEYVMFVAILAIFWGYFRESTRLWETSAKGA, via the coding sequence TTGACGGGTTCGGATTCCCTGACCAGTTTATTGCTGGGCATGACGGTCACGTATGCAGCCTTGTGGGCGGGGCGGCCTCTGGCGCATCGGATCGGTCTCGTCGATCATCCCGATGCCCGCAAGATTCACGTCGGCAACAAGCCCCTGATCGGGGGGGCCGGCATGTTTCTGGGTCTGTTGACCGCAGTCTTTTTCCTCAATTTGAACCTTCCGGAAATGCGCCACCTGTTTGTGGCGATTGCCATTCTGGTCCTGGTGGGCGTCGTGGACGACTACCTGGATTTGAGCGTTGCGCTCCGCTTTGGCGTGCATATCACGGTGGCCATGATCATGGCCTGGTGGGGTGGCCTGGACATCAATTATCTGGGCAATCTGCTCGCTTTTGGTGTCATCTATCTGGGGGGGTGGTCGGTTTTGTTTACGGTGATCTGCATGGTGGGCGTGATCAATGCCGTGAACATGGCCGATGGTCTGGATGGCCTGGGCGGCATGCTGAGCCTGGTCTCCTTTGTCTTGATCGCCTCTCTTGCCGGCTTGAGTGGCAATCAGGAGGCAACCTTGCTGGCCATGGCCTTCATCTCCGTCCTGCTGCCATTCCTCGCCTTCAATGTGCGCTGGCGCGGTCAACCGGCCACCCTGTTCATGGGCAATGCCGGCAGCACCTTCCTGGGGTTCGCCCTGGCCTGGTTCATGGTCTACCTGACCCAGGGAACGCATCCCAGTCTGCGCCCGGTGACCGCTGTCTGGTTGATCGCCGTCCCCCTCATCGACATGTTCAGCGTCATGCTGCGTCGCATCCTCCAAAAACGTCATCCCTTCGCCCCCGACCGCAAACATTTTCACCATCTGCTCCTGCATCTGGGCTGGTCTGTCAACCGGACCGTGCTGTTTCTGGCAGGATTGTCCCTGGTTTTTGGCCTGCTCGGCATCCTTGGGGACCGGCTCAAAATTCCCGAATATGTCATGTTTGTTGCCATCCTGGCCATTTTTTGGGGATATTTTCGGGAAAGCACCCGTCTGTGGGAAACATCTGCCAAAGGTGCATGA
- a CDS encoding type II toxin-antitoxin system ParD family antitoxin: MSWNISPTPRFEELVKSKIESGFYNSASEVMQDALLILEKRDQSRKLKLEKLRFEIQKGIDSGEATPLDVEKIKKLGRERLVS; this comes from the coding sequence ATATCTTGGAACATCTCTCCGACTCCCCGCTTTGAAGAGTTGGTGAAAAGTAAGATCGAAAGTGGTTTTTACAATTCCGCCAGCGAGGTGATGCAGGATGCATTGCTGATTTTGGAAAAACGCGACCAATCGCGCAAATTGAAGCTTGAGAAGTTAAGGTTCGAGATTCAAAAAGGAATAGATAGCGGGGAAGCGACCCCCCTGGACGTGGAAAAAATCAAGAAACTGGGTCGGGAACGGCTTGTTTCCTGA
- a CDS encoding sulfite exporter TauE/SafE family protein, whose amino-acid sequence MAHLQLFAMYALLGAASGVLAGLLGVGGGIILVPVLVISLESQGVVPAISMHVALGTSLAIIVLTAMASIRAHHRRGAVEWSIVWRITPGILVGTFLGSGVADHLSGPTLKKLFGLFALGLAFYLAFGRPPKASRTLPKVTGMALVGGIIGCISALMGIGGGSLSVPFMVWCNVTMRQAVATSAAIGWPIAMAGTLGYILTGWGEVHLPPLSLGYVHFPAVLGVAIASVFCAPLGARWAHTIQPLLLRRLFATLLLVLGGRMLLA is encoded by the coding sequence ATGGCACACTTGCAGTTGTTCGCGATGTATGCACTCCTGGGAGCCGCATCCGGGGTATTGGCCGGTCTGCTGGGGGTGGGAGGCGGGATCATTCTGGTTCCGGTCCTGGTAATCTCTCTGGAATCCCAGGGAGTTGTGCCGGCCATTTCCATGCATGTGGCCCTGGGAACTTCCCTGGCCATCATCGTGCTGACAGCCATGGCCTCCATACGTGCCCATCATCGCCGGGGTGCCGTGGAGTGGTCCATCGTCTGGCGCATCACCCCGGGTATTCTCGTCGGCACCTTTCTGGGGTCCGGGGTGGCCGATCACCTCTCGGGCCCCACCCTGAAAAAATTATTCGGCCTGTTTGCCCTTGGCCTGGCCTTCTATCTGGCTTTTGGTCGCCCCCCCAAAGCCAGTCGGACCCTGCCCAAAGTCACCGGCATGGCCCTGGTGGGCGGCATCATCGGCTGCATTTCGGCCTTGATGGGCATCGGCGGTGGCAGCCTGTCAGTGCCCTTCATGGTCTGGTGCAATGTCACCATGCGCCAGGCCGTGGCCACCTCGGCAGCCATCGGCTGGCCCATCGCCATGGCCGGAACCCTGGGGTACATCCTGACCGGATGGGGTGAGGTCCATCTTCCCCCCCTGAGTCTGGGATATGTGCATTTTCCGGCAGTCCTGGGCGTGGCCATCGCCAGCGTCTTCTGCGCCCCCCTGGGTGCCCGCTGGGCACACACCATCCAGCCCCTCCTGCTGCGCCGCCTCTTCGCCACCCTGCTCCTGGTTTTGGGCGGGCGCATGCTGCTGGCTTGA
- a CDS encoding glycosyltransferase, whose translation MFIIISSYFFIVLILFWSYCGYIILLFLLAMFTLEKNSSSRKTAAADLPLIRICVPCYNECDLIQAKIDNLEKIAYPAERLTITFVDGGSSDGTLELLQKALVQRQGWFLVRAPRKGKINQLNHFMAGCPDEALLLFTDVDAILHPETVRNLVENLLADPEVGVIGANMFPRDAIALETEFWHDQNILRVLESQVFSASIVVAPCYLFRKSVLGLFPDDCVADDIHLAFSAHSQGVRVEFLASFGGWETRAPRTIRDYIFHKFRKGNAFLVELLRFSYRFQRFPPLWKVIYGTKVLQLLVCPWIIPYWLLSTLSLFMGDGARREIAVLGMGFLFVAFLVTSFIMKQKRRETPKMGWPPLQQRHMISGFVINNLIMLLVAICFPFFSQDSSYRKIGNIRKNEANQ comes from the coding sequence ATGTTCATCATCATTTCCAGCTATTTTTTCATTGTTCTCATCCTCTTCTGGTCCTACTGCGGTTATATCATTCTGTTGTTTCTGCTGGCCATGTTCACTTTGGAGAAAAATTCATCCTCAAGAAAAACAGCCGCAGCCGATCTGCCCCTCATCCGCATCTGTGTCCCCTGCTACAATGAGTGCGATCTCATCCAGGCAAAAATAGACAATCTGGAAAAAATTGCTTATCCGGCAGAGCGACTGACCATCACCTTTGTGGATGGCGGTTCCAGTGACGGCACACTGGAACTCCTGCAAAAAGCCCTGGTCCAGCGGCAGGGGTGGTTTCTGGTCCGGGCACCCCGCAAGGGAAAAATCAATCAATTGAATCATTTCATGGCGGGATGTCCGGATGAGGCCCTGCTGTTGTTTACCGATGTCGATGCCATCCTCCATCCGGAAACCGTGCGCAACCTGGTCGAAAACCTGCTGGCGGATCCGGAAGTCGGGGTGATCGGAGCCAATATGTTTCCACGGGATGCCATTGCCCTGGAAACGGAATTCTGGCATGACCAGAATATTTTGCGGGTTTTGGAAAGTCAGGTTTTTTCCGCATCCATTGTTGTGGCTCCCTGCTACCTGTTTCGCAAGAGTGTTTTGGGTCTCTTTCCGGACGATTGCGTGGCGGATGACATTCACCTGGCTTTCTCGGCCCACAGTCAGGGAGTCCGGGTGGAATTTCTGGCCTCATTCGGTGGTTGGGAAACCCGTGCGCCACGGACCATCCGCGACTACATTTTTCATAAATTTCGCAAGGGGAATGCCTTCCTGGTCGAATTGTTGCGTTTTTCCTATCGGTTTCAGCGTTTTCCGCCCTTGTGGAAGGTGATCTATGGCACCAAGGTATTGCAACTGCTCGTTTGCCCGTGGATCATTCCCTACTGGTTGCTGAGTACCCTCTCCCTGTTCATGGGGGATGGTGCCCGCCGGGAGATTGCCGTCCTGGGCATGGGGTTTCTCTTTGTCGCGTTTCTGGTCACCTCCTTCATCATGAAACAAAAACGCCGGGAAACTCCCAAAATGGGTTGGCCACCCCTGCAACAACGCCACATGATCAGCGGCTTTGTCATCAACAATCTGATCATGCTGCTGGTCGCAATCTGCTTTCCATTTTTCAGTCAGGACAGCAGTTACCGGAAGATTGGCAATATAAGGAAAAACGAAGCGAATCAGTAG